TAATATGGACTTTAGTTCTCACTGTGACAGGTTTTCCAGTCGTAGCTCACACCCTTTCTGAGCTCAAACTTCTTTATACTGGTCTTGGTAAGGTTGCATTAACAACAGCTATGATCAGTGACACATATGCTtggattttattcatattatttgttCCATTTTCAGTTAATGGTACAAGTGCAATATATCCAGTGTTAAGCACTGtaatatttgttttcatttgcATCTTTGTGGTGCATCCTATAATCGCAAAAGTCATTAATCGCAAGACAGAAAGAGATGAATGGGATGGTAACCAATTAGTCTTTGTGGTGATGGGACTTTTTGTTTTCTCATACATAACTGATATTCTTGGTACACATGACGTTGTTGGTGCATTTGTATACGGGTTGATTTTACCTCACGGTAAATTTGCTGACATGGTCACATCAATGACTAATGATTTTGGTGGTGGGTTTCTAGCACCAATTTACTTTATTGGCAGTGGATTGAAACTCATGTTCGTGCCCGTTTTCTATCAACCAAGTTGGCCCTTTACACTTATCATTATACTCTTGATGTGTGTTCTAAAGATTCTAAGCACTTTGTTTTCCACTTTCTTGTTTGGCATGCGTACTCGAGATGGTTTTGCTTTAGGCTTGCTTCTCAATACAAAGGGTGTCGTTGCATTAATAATGCTCAACATTTCATGGGATAGAATGGTATTGATCtacttgaaaattattatttactcccttttttaataactcacacttcaaaattataaatgtttaatttttgatttgttataatgtGTCATTTCAGATTATTACTCCACCAACCTATGTTGTTTTAACATCAGCAGTTATTTTAATGACTATAGTGGTAGCTCCCATCATAAATGTCATATACAAGCCCAAAAAGAGATATGAGCAAAACAAGCTAAAGACTATACAAAAGCTCAGACTTGATGCAGAGCTTAGGATTCTAGCATGTGTTCATAATACTCGTCAAGCTGTAGGGGTTATTAGCCTCATTGAATCTTTCAATGCCACTAGACTTTCCCCTATGCATATTTTTGCACTTTACCTTGTTGAACTCGTTGGACGTGATGGTGCACTTGTTGCTTCTCATATGGAGAAGCCTAGTGGCCAATCTGGAACACAAAATCTTACAAGATCCCAGATAGAGTTAGAAAGTATTGATAATAAATTTGAAGCACTCAGAGAGGCATATGATGCTATCAGAGTAGAAACGTTAAATGTTGTGTCCGAATATGCAACCATTCACGAAGACATATACAATTTAGTTAACGAAAAACATACAAGCTTGATTCTCCTTCCATTCCACAAACAACTAAGTCCGGAAGGTGCATTTGAAACAACTGATGTTGCGTTCAAAGATATAAACTTGAATGTGATGCAAAGTGCACCTTGCTCTGTGGGATTATTTGTTGATCGTAATCTTGGGTCCTtaccaaaaatgaattttcgTATTTGTATGATCTTTGTTGGAGGTCCTGATGATCGCGAAGCATTATCTGTCGCATGGAGGATGACAGGACACTTAGGAACCCAACTTCTAGTGGTTCGGATGCTCCTGTTTGGTAAAGCTGCAATAGTGGACACCACAAGTCATGATAAAGCAAGGGGCATATTATCTATTGTAATGGATAGTGAGAAGCAAAAGGAATTAGATGATGAGTATGTTAATGGATTTAGATTGACAACGATGAACAACAATGATTCTATATCTTATTCAGAAGTTGATGTCCATTCTGCTGAAGATATTCCCACATCCCTCAATGAGATAGAAAAAATTGGTTGCGATTTATACATAGTTGGACAGGGAAATCGTAGGAACACTCGAGTCTTTTTAAACTTATTGGAATGGTGTGACTGTCCAGAACTTGGGGTTTTAGGGGATATTTTAGCATCAAACAATTTTGGTTCGGGCTCATCAGTGCTAGTTGTGCAACAATATGGGTATGGAGGAATGGTTTTGGGAAAGCAACCAAACCAGGTGAACGACAATAATGATGCTTTTGAGGTGTTGTAGTGAAGAAACAATAAGAATAATGGTTGGTGAAAAAGCTTTCCAACATAAATTTGAGAATGTTTGAGACAACACTAGATTTCGTTTTGTATTTAGATTTGGTACCCCAATTATAGGATGCTCATAGTGTTCCATTTTGGTTACCTACAGCAGTACACATTGCTCCATTTGTATCTAataacatgaaaataaaatctatccagtttaaaaatatatttgcaatTGCTACAC
Above is a genomic segment from Medicago truncatula cultivar Jemalong A17 chromosome 5, MtrunA17r5.0-ANR, whole genome shotgun sequence containing:
- the LOC11434447 gene encoding cation/H(+) antiporter 15, which produces MINIEVLSNIGVIYYAFLSGLEMNLNTILHVKKKSATIAIFGIIFPMVMGPALYLLHRNFYGKGDGSELEENTTNACVIWTLVLTVTGFPVVAHTLSELKLLYTGLGKVALTTAMISDTYAWILFILFVPFSVNGTSAIYPVLSTVIFVFICIFVVHPIIAKVINRKTERDEWDGNQLVFVVMGLFVFSYITDILGTHDVVGAFVYGLILPHGKFADMVTSMTNDFGGGFLAPIYFIGSGLKLMFVPVFYQPSWPFTLIIILLMCVLKILSTLFSTFLFGMRTRDGFALGLLLNTKGVVALIMLNISWDRMIITPPTYVVLTSAVILMTIVVAPIINVIYKPKKRYEQNKLKTIQKLRLDAELRILACVHNTRQAVGVISLIESFNATRLSPMHIFALYLVELVGRDGALVASHMEKPSGQSGTQNLTRSQIELESIDNKFEALREAYDAIRVETLNVVSEYATIHEDIYNLVNEKHTSLILLPFHKQLSPEGAFETTDVAFKDINLNVMQSAPCSVGLFVDRNLGSLPKMNFRICMIFVGGPDDREALSVAWRMTGHLGTQLLVVRMLLFGKAAIVDTTSHDKARGILSIVMDSEKQKELDDEYVNGFRLTTMNNNDSISYSEVDVHSAEDIPTSLNEIEKIGCDLYIVGQGNRRNTRVFLNLLEWCDCPELGVLGDILASNNFGSGSSVLVVQQYGYGGMVLGKQPNQVNDNNDAFEVL